The proteins below are encoded in one region of Aestuariivirga litoralis:
- a CDS encoding EipB family protein, with translation MKNLHLRLICPVSAILLSSPGMAVDFGTYRALYELEPARIDQAAGSQPLDGKIAYEVTGSACAGFTVDSDYTTRYTDADQNVRAVDTKSSVFETGDGLQLQVSQTQSVNKEVTDDAKITAIRTVAGGEAQAEQQGTKKQQFKLGGDVLFPTAHQQKLLAAAQAGETRDVSVIYDGSDGAKQFRVVSFIGKKRAPGTYAPDLANPEAQALQTMASWTFQLGYYPLDNPQAEIPDFQATFNMYENGVTTEMLFDYGPYSMKGTLKHFEAIAAQPCDAPAPDSTTKAQ, from the coding sequence ATGAAAAACCTTCACCTGCGTCTGATTTGCCCGGTGTCAGCAATACTGCTTTCATCGCCCGGCATGGCTGTGGATTTCGGCACTTATCGCGCACTTTATGAGCTGGAGCCCGCGCGCATCGACCAGGCCGCCGGGTCCCAGCCGCTGGACGGCAAGATCGCCTATGAGGTGACGGGCTCGGCCTGTGCCGGCTTCACCGTCGATTCCGATTACACCACACGCTACACCGATGCCGACCAGAATGTCCGCGCGGTAGACACCAAATCCAGCGTGTTTGAAACCGGTGACGGGCTGCAATTGCAAGTCTCGCAGACCCAGTCGGTGAACAAGGAAGTCACCGACGACGCCAAGATCACTGCGATCCGCACCGTCGCGGGCGGTGAGGCTCAAGCTGAACAGCAGGGGACCAAGAAGCAGCAATTCAAACTGGGCGGCGACGTTCTCTTCCCCACCGCACACCAGCAAAAGCTTTTGGCCGCCGCACAAGCCGGTGAAACCCGAGATGTCTCGGTGATCTATGACGGGTCGGATGGCGCCAAGCAATTCCGCGTGGTCAGCTTCATCGGCAAGAAGCGCGCGCCCGGCACCTATGCGCCGGACCTCGCCAACCCGGAAGCCCAGGCGCTGCAGACCATGGCCTCGTGGACGTTCCAGCTGGGCTATTATCCGTTGGACAATCCCCAGGCAGAAATTCCGGATTTCCAGGCCACCTTCAACATGTATGAAAATGGCGTGACCACCGAGATGCTGTTCGATTATGGCCCCTACAGCATGAAGGGCACACTGAAGCATTTTGAAGCGATCGCAGCCCAGCCTTGCGATGCGCCAGCGCCAGACTCGACTACCAAAGCCCAATGA
- the argS gene encoding arginine--tRNA ligase, with the protein MNIFSDFQIVVGQAVQLLVEAGKLPAGLDLSKVTVEPPRDFTHGDISTNVAMVLAKPAGLNPRALAELVLPELKLHADVEEASLAGPGFINLKLKPAIWPRALKSVLEQKERYGSSKLGQGSKVNVEYVSANPTGPLHVGHCRGAVFGDALAALLQLAGYDVTREYYINDAGAQVDVLAQSAFLRYREALGEHIGEIPAGLYPGDYLEPVGAALAKEFGPALKANNDWLPLVRDKTISMMMDMIRDDLAALNIKQEIFFSEKSLQTSGAVKSAMADLEKRDLVYVGKLPPPKGEVPADWEDRDQTLFRSSNFGDDTDRPLVKSDGSFTYFASDVAYSRNKIERGFNQLVYVLGADHGGYVKRITAVAKAFDENVQVDVKLCQLVKLFRNGEPVRMSKRAGDFVTLREVVDEVGADVVRFMMLYRKNEAPLDFDFAKVTEQSKDNPVFYVQYAHARICSVLRNAPPTLQGEVDFALLTDEAEKALIRRIVEFPRLIEAASLSHEPHRISFYLYELASDFHSLWNKGKELPQLRFILEAQGSVSLTRLAFLQAIRYCLANGLKVLGVTPVEEM; encoded by the coding sequence ATGAACATATTTTCTGATTTCCAGATCGTGGTTGGCCAAGCGGTTCAACTGCTCGTCGAAGCGGGTAAATTACCCGCCGGGCTTGATCTCTCCAAGGTCACGGTCGAGCCGCCGCGCGACTTCACTCATGGCGATATTTCAACCAACGTCGCAATGGTGCTGGCCAAGCCCGCGGGACTCAACCCGCGCGCGCTGGCCGAACTCGTTCTGCCGGAACTGAAGTTGCATGCTGATGTGGAAGAAGCCAGCCTTGCAGGCCCCGGCTTCATCAATCTGAAACTGAAGCCCGCCATCTGGCCGCGTGCGTTGAAGTCTGTGCTGGAACAGAAGGAGCGTTACGGCTCCTCGAAACTGGGGCAGGGCAGCAAGGTCAATGTGGAATATGTCTCCGCCAACCCCACAGGCCCATTGCATGTCGGCCATTGCCGTGGTGCAGTGTTCGGCGATGCGCTGGCCGCACTGCTGCAACTCGCTGGCTACGATGTCACCCGCGAATATTATATCAATGATGCCGGCGCTCAGGTCGATGTGCTCGCACAGTCCGCCTTCCTGCGGTACCGCGAGGCTTTGGGTGAACACATTGGCGAAATTCCCGCCGGGCTTTATCCGGGCGATTATTTGGAGCCGGTAGGTGCAGCCCTGGCCAAGGAATTCGGCCCCGCACTGAAAGCCAACAATGACTGGCTGCCGCTCGTGCGGGATAAAACCATCTCGATGATGATGGATATGATCCGCGACGACCTCGCGGCGCTGAACATCAAGCAGGAGATCTTCTTCTCCGAAAAATCGCTGCAAACCTCAGGCGCTGTCAAATCGGCCATGGCCGATTTGGAAAAGCGCGATCTCGTCTATGTCGGCAAGCTGCCGCCGCCCAAGGGCGAAGTGCCTGCCGATTGGGAAGACCGCGACCAGACGCTGTTTCGTTCGTCAAACTTCGGCGACGATACCGATCGCCCGCTCGTCAAGTCCGATGGCTCCTTCACTTATTTCGCCTCTGACGTGGCCTATTCACGCAACAAGATTGAGCGCGGCTTCAACCAGCTGGTCTATGTTCTGGGTGCCGACCATGGCGGCTATGTGAAACGCATCACGGCCGTGGCCAAGGCCTTCGATGAAAACGTTCAGGTCGATGTGAAACTGTGCCAGCTGGTCAAGCTGTTCCGCAACGGCGAACCTGTGCGCATGTCCAAACGGGCCGGCGATTTCGTCACCCTGCGCGAAGTGGTGGATGAAGTGGGCGCGGACGTGGTGCGCTTCATGATGCTTTACCGCAAGAACGAAGCTCCGCTTGATTTTGACTTCGCCAAGGTGACTGAACAGTCCAAGGACAATCCGGTTTTCTATGTGCAATATGCCCATGCCCGGATCTGCTCGGTGCTGCGCAATGCGCCTCCCACTTTGCAGGGCGAAGTGGACTTCGCACTGTTAACGGATGAGGCCGAAAAGGCCCTGATCAGAAGAATTGTTGAATTTCCGAGGCTTATTGAGGCTGCCTCACTCTCTCATGAACCCCATAGGATTTCGTTCTATCTCTATGAATTGGCAAGCGATTTCCACTCTTTGTGGAACAAGGGCAAAGAACTGCCGCAATTAAGATTTATTTTGGAAGCTCAGGGTAGTGTGTCCTTAACCCGACTCGCATTTTTGCAAGCGATTCGGTATTGTCTGGCCAATGGCCTGAAAGTTCTGGGCGTCACGCCCGTCGAGGAAATGTAG
- the nagZ gene encoding beta-N-acetylhexosaminidase, whose amino-acid sequence MKTRAYITGCAGPQLQANEAKLFEKYLPWGLILFKRNCESPDQIRQLIADFRKAVGRSDAPIFIDQEGGRVQRLGPPTWRKYPEARALGNLYNINPGLALRAARNMGRLMAQELYALNITSTCLPVLDVPQAGAHDVIGGRAYGLRPEMIIVLARAHMAGLMDGGVLPVMKHIPGHGRSMVDSHHNLPIVSATRLELENIDFIPFTGLSDCPMAMTAHVVFQSIDPDNPATLSRKIIRHVVRKVIGFQGLLMTDDLSMKALGGTHAQKAVAAYEAGVDMLLHCNGVFEEMEEIGANAIELTPKTARRAKVALKVRRKPQRFDEKQAMADLNALTETDLVTRPTT is encoded by the coding sequence TTGAAAACGCGAGCCTATATTACAGGCTGCGCTGGCCCGCAATTGCAAGCCAACGAAGCCAAGTTGTTTGAAAAGTATCTTCCTTGGGGATTGATTCTTTTCAAGCGAAATTGCGAGTCTCCCGATCAGATCCGCCAATTGATTGCTGATTTCAGGAAGGCTGTCGGTCGTTCTGATGCACCGATCTTCATTGATCAGGAAGGTGGCCGGGTGCAACGCCTGGGCCCACCCACATGGAGAAAGTATCCAGAGGCACGCGCCCTCGGAAATCTTTACAACATCAATCCGGGCCTTGCACTGCGTGCCGCCCGCAACATGGGCCGTCTGATGGCTCAGGAACTATATGCCCTCAACATTACATCCACTTGCCTGCCAGTGCTGGACGTGCCGCAGGCCGGTGCCCATGACGTGATCGGCGGCAGAGCCTACGGTCTCCGTCCTGAAATGATTATCGTTCTGGCCCGTGCCCACATGGCGGGGCTGATGGATGGTGGCGTGCTTCCGGTGATGAAGCATATTCCCGGTCACGGCCGCTCGATGGTCGATAGCCATCACAACCTGCCGATCGTCAGCGCCACCCGTCTCGAGCTCGAAAATATCGATTTCATTCCGTTTACTGGCCTATCGGATTGCCCAATGGCGATGACGGCGCATGTCGTCTTCCAATCCATCGACCCCGATAATCCTGCCACATTGTCGCGCAAAATCATCCGCCATGTCGTGCGCAAGGTGATCGGTTTCCAAGGCTTGCTGATGACAGACGATCTGTCGATGAAAGCCTTGGGTGGAACCCATGCTCAGAAGGCTGTTGCTGCATATGAAGCTGGCGTTGACATGCTGCTTCACTGCAATGGCGTGTTCGAGGAGATGGAAGAGATTGGTGCCAATGCCATCGAACTCACGCCCAAAACGGCAAGGCGTGCCAAGGTTGCTTTGAAAGTGCGGCGCAAGCCACAGCGCTTCGATGAAAAGCAGGCCATGGCCGACCTCAACGCTTTGACCGAGACGGATCTGGTCACCCGCCCGACCACCTGA
- the erpA gene encoding iron-sulfur cluster insertion protein ErpA, which produces MENQQISLTDRAAKRIVEVATKNHQAASLRVAVNGGGCSGFQYEFSISDARENDDVVIERDGATLLVDSISLVHMAGSTVDFVDDLMGQSFRIANPLAKSSCGCGTSFAL; this is translated from the coding sequence ATGGAAAACCAGCAAATCAGCCTGACCGACCGTGCCGCCAAGCGCATTGTCGAAGTCGCCACCAAGAACCATCAGGCGGCAAGCTTGCGCGTTGCGGTCAATGGCGGTGGCTGTTCTGGTTTTCAATACGAATTCTCCATCAGTGACGCGCGCGAGAACGATGATGTGGTGATCGAGCGCGATGGTGCAACCCTTTTGGTCGATTCCATCTCGCTGGTCCACATGGCCGGATCGACCGTCGATTTTGTCGATGATCTGATGGGCCAATCTTTCCGCATTGCCAATCCGCTGGCCAAGTCGTCCTGCGGCTGCGGCACCAGCTTCGCTCTCTAA
- the xth gene encoding exodeoxyribonuclease III translates to MRIATWNVNSVKAHFDQVTSWVKAEKPDVLCLQEIKCEEPNFPKAAFEELGYSCEVLGQKTYNGVALLARGQIHDVVRGLPGDDTDEQSRFIMGTVYTEKKIPVTVGGLYLPNGNPAPGPKYDYKLSWMKRLKALAQSMLAREEAFVLAGDYNIIPAVADMRKPEQWVNDALWLPDSRAAFQELINLGLTEAFRSLYPGLKDAYSYWDYQAGAWQRNNGIRIDHLLLSPQAADLLEASRIHKEARGHEKPSDHVPVEITLRDI, encoded by the coding sequence ATGCGCATCGCCACCTGGAATGTGAATTCGGTCAAGGCCCATTTTGATCAGGTTACGTCATGGGTGAAGGCTGAGAAGCCTGATGTGTTGTGCCTGCAGGAAATCAAATGCGAAGAGCCGAATTTCCCCAAGGCTGCGTTCGAGGAACTGGGCTACTCCTGCGAAGTCCTGGGGCAGAAGACTTATAATGGCGTGGCTTTGCTGGCGCGCGGCCAGATCCACGATGTGGTGCGCGGCCTTCCCGGCGATGACACGGATGAGCAATCGCGCTTCATCATGGGCACGGTTTATACCGAGAAGAAAATTCCGGTCACTGTGGGTGGGCTTTATCTGCCGAATGGCAACCCTGCTCCCGGCCCCAAATATGATTACAAGCTGAGCTGGATGAAGCGGCTGAAGGCGCTGGCGCAATCCATGCTGGCGCGCGAGGAGGCCTTTGTTCTGGCAGGTGACTACAATATCATTCCCGCCGTGGCCGATATGCGCAAGCCCGAGCAATGGGTGAATGATGCGCTGTGGCTGCCCGACAGCCGCGCGGCCTTTCAGGAACTGATCAATCTGGGGCTGACCGAGGCGTTCCGCTCGCTGTATCCGGGGTTGAAGGATGCCTATTCCTATTGGGATTATCAGGCCGGCGCCTGGCAAAGGAACAATGGAATCAGGATCGACCATTTGCTGCTCTCGCCGCAGGCCGCCGATTTGCTGGAAGCCTCGCGCATTCATAAGGAAGCGCGCGGTCATGAGAAGCCTTCCGATCACGTTCCGGTCGAAATCACGCTTCGCGATATCTGA
- a CDS encoding phasin family protein gives MVKSFEDMQAASKEGFEAFTASSTAMTKGYQAVAQEVADFSKKSFEKTTAVWQTAASAKSFEKAVEVQQAFAKESFDATVAEMTKIGEIFAAAAKSAFKPYEATFAAFGVKAPAAAK, from the coding sequence ATGGTGAAATCATTTGAAGATATGCAGGCTGCCAGCAAGGAAGGCTTTGAAGCCTTTACCGCTTCGAGCACCGCGATGACCAAGGGCTATCAGGCCGTTGCTCAGGAAGTTGCTGATTTCTCGAAGAAGTCTTTCGAGAAGACCACTGCCGTCTGGCAGACCGCCGCTTCGGCCAAGTCTTTCGAAAAGGCTGTTGAAGTCCAGCAGGCATTCGCCAAGGAAAGCTTCGATGCGACCGTGGCTGAAATGACCAAGATCGGCGAAATCTTCGCTGCCGCTGCCAAGAGCGCTTTCAAGCCTTATGAAGCCACCTTCGCTGCTTTCGGCGTGAAGGCTCCGGCCGCTGCCAAGTAA
- a CDS encoding segregation and condensation protein A: MSENDLWADASSPERRELPPPEELVVDVGGFEGPLDLLLELARAHKIDLTQVSILALADQYLAFIDKAKILRIDVAADYLVMAAWLTYLKSRLLIPQPVSNDETAPQDMAARLAFRLQRLAAMREAYESLMKRPQLGVDTFARGAPQPLVVEVTKEYSDNLIDLLKAYASRRQRKMVRSSYTVKRQTTWSIKEARDAIQMMVGQMDDWGTFDHWLEHYLATSETRRSVRASSFTASLELARDGQIELRQDDAFRPIYLRRRKESSDSVGTS, from the coding sequence ATGAGTGAAAATGACCTTTGGGCGGATGCCTCAAGCCCTGAACGGCGCGAGCTTCCCCCTCCTGAAGAACTGGTGGTGGATGTCGGCGGCTTTGAAGGACCGCTGGACCTGCTGCTGGAGCTTGCCCGCGCCCACAAGATTGACCTGACGCAGGTTTCCATCCTCGCCCTCGCTGACCAATACCTGGCCTTTATCGACAAGGCCAAGATCCTGCGCATCGATGTCGCTGCTGATTACCTTGTCATGGCCGCCTGGCTCACATACCTGAAATCGCGCCTGCTGATCCCGCAGCCCGTCTCCAATGACGAGACAGCACCGCAGGACATGGCCGCGCGGCTGGCCTTCCGCCTGCAGCGCCTGGCCGCCATGCGTGAAGCATACGAAAGCCTGATGAAGCGCCCACAGCTTGGCGTGGATACATTCGCCCGCGGCGCGCCGCAGCCGCTGGTCGTCGAAGTGACCAAGGAATATAGCGACAACCTGATTGATCTGCTGAAGGCCTATGCCAGCCGCCGCCAACGCAAGATGGTGCGCTCCTCCTATACCGTAAAGCGCCAGACCACCTGGTCGATCAAGGAAGCACGTGACGCCATCCAGATGATGGTGGGCCAGATGGATGACTGGGGTACCTTTGATCATTGGCTGGAGCATTATCTCGCCACCAGCGAAACACGGCGCTCGGTGCGCGCCTCCAGCTTTACCGCCAGCCTTGAATTGGCCCGCGATGGGCAGATTGAGCTCAGGCAGGATGACGCTTTCCGGCCGATCTATTTGCGCCGCCGTAAAGAAAGCAGTGACAGCGTAGGAACTTCGTGA
- a CDS encoding SPOR domain-containing protein, giving the protein MDQQSGDTADKRNWRERLGIGKNANGSDLPKLSDEFKGKDVKPAPAVPAARAAVQTPIKAAPMAPRAPRAPAPLAPRTAVHAQAPRQAPVAPDALASKLRDQREAAERLAQQRIQAAKARAEAASHGANAAAAATPPGAKPKFSFADQDGNPQNPGAARPTAWPVPASGPRPAAPPPPRPQFQPQVQPPRPQIGGVAPPPPSYQPTPGYGQSSYGQPQQPPYNPGYANPYGQQPPPPYRPIDPSTGYAPQPGYNPQGRGLSPAPGSARLQPVSRGPAAGYPPAQPQLQIGPSDDGGDTDDIFETAPSRSQGRRATANDYQQAYQDDLDYVEDTPRSGSFGMILGLLLLGLLVAFAVVFGYSHFIKGQTASTGGNVPVVSAPAAPAKSTPDTSANPQSESANKKLIYDRIEGDHEVPGGPLKSTEQPPAPQQNGDAQQGGGATNGDASQPVPLPPPPGGNNGQQGSLSPDANSNVASATSAAGQNPAANSSTEGKTAAASDANVTPTSAAPDASAAKPVAATQDAIIPAPPAPGETPAPAIKTATAAEAPTAGEQIGNTPAAPAKSKAVAKAETAKAQPTEKIEKQKSLGSSPVVLVPPSKTAAPLAAPAPVVIAQSKPLTNTSSGAGLYGDTPVAAAPQQVAIAAPKAPVPSAVAPAAPKPAATGAYVVQLASFGSRDEATKEYQRLSSKHGAVITRYAPIITQTTVAGAPRYNLNLGPMASNDVASSVCSSLISAGERDCAVRRQ; this is encoded by the coding sequence ATGGACCAGCAATCTGGTGATACAGCAGACAAGCGCAACTGGCGCGAACGTTTGGGCATTGGCAAGAACGCCAATGGCTCTGATCTGCCAAAGCTTTCTGACGAATTCAAGGGCAAGGACGTAAAGCCAGCCCCGGCAGTACCTGCTGCGCGCGCGGCTGTTCAAACGCCTATCAAAGCTGCCCCGATGGCACCGCGTGCGCCACGCGCACCTGCACCCTTGGCGCCACGCACCGCGGTACATGCACAAGCACCGCGTCAGGCACCGGTGGCTCCCGATGCGCTCGCCAGCAAATTGCGTGACCAGCGCGAAGCTGCTGAGCGTTTGGCGCAGCAACGTATCCAGGCTGCCAAGGCGCGCGCCGAAGCCGCCAGCCATGGCGCCAATGCTGCGGCAGCCGCAACGCCGCCCGGCGCCAAACCCAAATTCTCTTTCGCTGATCAGGATGGCAATCCGCAAAATCCGGGTGCCGCACGTCCCACTGCTTGGCCAGTACCGGCTTCCGGCCCACGCCCAGCAGCACCCCCGCCGCCACGTCCGCAATTCCAGCCGCAGGTGCAGCCGCCGCGTCCGCAGATCGGTGGCGTGGCACCGCCGCCGCCGTCTTATCAGCCCACACCGGGCTATGGTCAGTCGAGCTACGGCCAGCCGCAACAGCCACCTTACAATCCGGGCTATGCCAATCCTTACGGCCAGCAACCGCCGCCGCCTTATCGCCCGATTGATCCGTCCACCGGCTATGCGCCGCAGCCCGGCTACAATCCGCAGGGCCGTGGCCTTTCGCCCGCACCCGGCAGTGCTCGCTTGCAACCGGTCTCGCGTGGGCCTGCCGCAGGCTATCCGCCGGCACAGCCCCAACTGCAGATCGGGCCTTCCGATGACGGAGGCGATACCGACGATATTTTCGAAACTGCGCCATCCCGCAGCCAGGGCCGCCGCGCCACGGCCAATGATTACCAGCAAGCTTATCAGGACGATCTTGACTACGTGGAAGATACGCCGCGTTCCGGCAGCTTCGGCATGATCCTCGGCCTGCTGCTGCTTGGCCTTCTCGTGGCCTTCGCAGTGGTCTTCGGCTATTCGCACTTCATCAAGGGCCAGACAGCCTCGACTGGTGGCAACGTGCCAGTGGTCAGCGCACCAGCTGCTCCCGCCAAGTCCACGCCGGACACGTCGGCCAATCCGCAGAGTGAAAGTGCCAACAAGAAGCTCATCTATGACCGCATCGAAGGCGATCATGAAGTTCCGGGCGGGCCGCTCAAATCCACCGAGCAGCCACCAGCACCGCAGCAAAACGGTGATGCCCAGCAGGGAGGAGGCGCCACCAACGGCGATGCCTCGCAACCGGTCCCACTGCCTCCGCCGCCGGGCGGGAATAACGGGCAGCAGGGGTCACTTAGCCCCGACGCCAATAGCAATGTTGCTAGCGCAACCTCAGCCGCCGGACAAAATCCGGCGGCAAATTCTTCTACAGAAGGTAAAACAGCCGCGGCCAGTGATGCAAACGTCACACCCACTTCCGCTGCACCAGACGCCAGCGCCGCAAAACCTGTAGCCGCCACCCAGGATGCCATTATCCCGGCGCCACCCGCGCCAGGTGAGACACCAGCGCCCGCCATCAAGACCGCAACGGCTGCTGAAGCGCCGACAGCCGGTGAGCAGATTGGCAACACACCCGCAGCGCCCGCCAAATCCAAGGCCGTGGCGAAAGCCGAAACGGCCAAGGCCCAGCCCACTGAAAAGATCGAGAAGCAGAAATCGCTGGGCTCATCACCAGTGGTCCTGGTTCCGCCGTCCAAGACAGCAGCACCTTTAGCGGCACCAGCACCCGTTGTCATTGCGCAATCCAAACCATTGACCAACACGTCTTCAGGCGCCGGACTGTATGGCGATACGCCGGTGGCCGCAGCGCCCCAGCAGGTGGCCATTGCAGCCCCCAAGGCACCAGTTCCGTCAGCGGTTGCCCCGGCAGCTCCCAAACCGGCTGCAACAGGCGCCTATGTGGTCCAATTGGCATCCTTCGGGAGTAGGGATGAAGCCACCAAGGAATATCAGCGCCTCAGCAGCAAACACGGTGCCGTCATCACCCGTTACGCGCCAATCATTACCCAAACGACTGTGGCCGGAGCGCCAAGATACAACCTGAATCTCGGTCCCATGGCATCAAACGATGTAGCTTCCAGTGTGTGCTCAAGTTTGATTTCAGCTGGAGAAAGAGATTGTGCGGTGCGTAGGCAGTGA
- a CDS encoding serine hydrolase translates to MKSLVLNILKAALVAALLPVLMVSSAFARPEFAAIAVDARTGQILFADRADSPRHPASLTKMMTLYVLFQEMKSGRISRDTQLTMSRRCSFMAPTKMNIRAGGQYSVDDAIKSLVVKSANDVACSVAENLGGSESAYAARMTRTARDMGMRRSTFMNASGLPNPGQWTTARDMATLGLRLQRDFPQYYPYFRTTSFMFRGRLVRGHNKLVANYPGTDGIKTGYIANAGFNLVTSTRRGDKRLVGTVLGATSPAVREAYMMRMLENNFASARNGNTIAALPGTSAGAINPISVAVATAKVAAPTPLAPKANSQSLAQVAEAASADSNVQTQMTAGQDDMATLVTSTATAQPIAVDDQAPSGKKPKKPSFKVVSANDQPATMDNAAADSWTIQVGSFPDKNQADEKLAVLRGKLPDLLGSKDSFTTEAKVRGKMVYRARFSGFDAATAKKLCKKLKKECMPMAPEG, encoded by the coding sequence TTGAAATCGCTGGTTCTGAACATATTGAAAGCTGCTTTGGTGGCGGCTCTCCTCCCTGTGTTGATGGTTTCCAGCGCCTTTGCCCGCCCTGAATTTGCTGCCATTGCAGTTGATGCCCGCACCGGGCAGATCCTTTTTGCAGACCGTGCCGACAGCCCTCGCCATCCGGCGTCACTCACCAAGATGATGACGCTCTATGTGTTGTTCCAGGAAATGAAGTCGGGCCGCATCAGCCGCGATACGCAACTTACCATGTCGCGTCGCTGCTCGTTCATGGCGCCGACCAAAATGAATATCAGAGCAGGCGGTCAATATAGTGTGGATGATGCGATCAAGTCGCTGGTGGTAAAATCCGCAAATGACGTGGCTTGCTCGGTTGCTGAGAATCTTGGTGGCAGTGAAAGCGCCTATGCGGCGCGGATGACGCGCACGGCGCGCGACATGGGCATGCGCAGATCGACCTTCATGAACGCGTCCGGCCTGCCCAATCCGGGGCAATGGACCACAGCGCGCGACATGGCCACTTTGGGCCTACGTCTGCAGCGCGACTTCCCGCAATATTATCCCTATTTCCGCACCACCTCGTTCATGTTCCGCGGCCGCCTTGTCCGTGGCCATAACAAGCTGGTCGCCAATTATCCGGGCACCGACGGAATCAAGACCGGTTACATCGCCAATGCAGGCTTCAATCTGGTCACCTCGACCCGCCGTGGCGACAAGCGTTTGGTTGGCACGGTGTTGGGGGCGACCTCTCCAGCGGTGCGTGAAGCCTACATGATGCGCATGCTGGAAAACAATTTCGCCAGTGCCCGCAATGGTAACACGATCGCCGCCCTGCCCGGCACTTCGGCTGGTGCGATCAATCCGATCAGCGTGGCTGTAGCGACTGCCAAGGTTGCGGCACCCACGCCGCTCGCCCCCAAGGCCAACAGCCAGTCGCTGGCACAGGTGGCTGAAGCCGCTTCTGCCGATTCTAATGTGCAGACCCAGATGACCGCTGGTCAGGATGACATGGCGACGCTGGTGACCTCCACCGCCACGGCTCAGCCCATTGCGGTTGATGATCAGGCGCCTTCGGGCAAGAAGCCGAAGAAGCCGTCTTTCAAAGTGGTTTCGGCAAATGACCAGCCTGCGACCATGGACAATGCCGCTGCGGACAGCTGGACCATTCAGGTCGGTTCGTTCCCCGACAAGAATCAAGCGGATGAAAAACTCGCCGTGTTGCGCGGCAAGCTGCCGGACCTGCTGGGCAGCAAGGATAGTTTTACCACTGAGGCCAAGGTGCGCGGCAAGATGGTGTATCGCGCACGCTTCTCCGGCTTTGATGCCGCTACAGCGAAGAAGCTGTGCAAGAAGCTGAAGAAAGAATGCATGCCAATGGCCCCTGAGGGCTGA
- a CDS encoding deoxyguanosinetriphosphate triphosphohydrolase, with product MTGRMAAFASKPQASLGRLIPEPDEKHRSCFARDRDRIIHASAFRRLKQKTQVFVAHEGDHFRTRLTHSLEVAQIARSIARALHLDEDLTEALALAHDLGHTPFGHAGERELDRLMKMYGGFDHNAQALRIVTSLENHYAAFDGLNLTWETLEGLVKHNGPLTDADGNAIGHYREQGVPAAIIDYVQAHDLRLATYASAEAQVAAVADDIAYNGHDIDDGLRAKLFSVIDLGDVPLAGQALGQVLNAYPNLETSRVIHECVRRVISAMVGDVLGQSERNISKDAPKSPEEVRLLGHTLVSFSAQMKENNRMLQQFLSAHMYQHPRVTEIMGRAQRVVRDLFEAYMTDPSLMPDDWRQAHPRTEDSSRARQVCDFLAGMTDNFALEQHRRLFDLDPLFR from the coding sequence ATGACGGGGCGCATGGCAGCCTTCGCCAGCAAGCCGCAAGCTTCACTGGGAAGGTTAATTCCGGAGCCCGATGAAAAGCACCGCTCGTGCTTTGCGCGGGACCGTGACCGGATCATCCACGCCTCGGCCTTTCGCCGCCTGAAACAGAAAACCCAGGTTTTCGTGGCCCATGAGGGCGACCATTTCCGCACCCGCCTCACCCATTCGCTCGAAGTGGCGCAGATTGCCCGCTCGATCGCCCGCGCACTTCATCTGGATGAGGACCTGACCGAGGCCCTGGCCTTGGCGCATGATCTGGGCCACACGCCTTTCGGCCATGCCGGCGAGCGTGAGCTTGACCGTTTGATGAAGATGTACGGCGGCTTTGACCACAACGCGCAAGCCCTGCGCATCGTCACCAGCCTGGAAAACCACTATGCGGCTTTCGACGGCCTTAACCTCACATGGGAAACACTCGAGGGCCTGGTCAAACACAACGGCCCGTTGACCGACGCCGACGGCAATGCCATCGGCCATTACCGCGAGCAGGGCGTTCCCGCAGCGATTATCGATTATGTGCAGGCGCATGATCTCCGGCTCGCCACCTATGCTTCGGCCGAAGCACAGGTCGCCGCAGTAGCCGATGACATTGCCTATAACGGCCATGACATTGACGATGGACTGCGTGCCAAACTGTTCAGCGTGATTGATCTGGGTGACGTGCCCTTGGCCGGGCAGGCGCTCGGACAAGTGCTCAATGCCTATCCCAATCTCGAAACGTCGCGCGTCATCCATGAATGCGTGCGCCGGGTGATTTCGGCGATGGTCGGCGATGTGCTGGGCCAATCCGAACGGAATATCTCCAAGGACGCTCCAAAATCACCCGAAGAGGTGCGCCTGCTGGGCCACACGCTGGTCTCGTTCTCAGCGCAGATGAAAGAGAACAACCGCATGCTGCAGCAGTTTCTCTCGGCGCATATGTATCAACACCCGCGCGTCACCGAGATTATGGGCCGCGCCCAACGTGTCGTGCGTGATCTGTTTGAAGCCTATATGACTGACCCCAGCTTGATGCCGGACGACTGGCGCCAAGCCCATCCGCGCACTGAGGATTCTTCGCGGGCCCGCCAGGTTTGTGATTTTCTCGCCGGCATGACCGATAATTTCGCACTGGAACAGCACCGCCGCTTGTTTGACCTCGACCCGCTTTTTCGATAG